One Vespa crabro chromosome 1, iyVesCrab1.2, whole genome shotgun sequence genomic region harbors:
- the LOC124431374 gene encoding uncharacterized protein LOC124431374 gives MKTIRTIIWLVLPITSCLALPPSQQEYARGSVRAKQTTPTLPNRITSVVTSTIVPSITSSSSSIASNSMSSVTTPVPTSTSSATTITASSSSINPIVSIASTEQIMSRTAATSGSGSTVFLSSTRKVSTKLDEPTSTMPSTSGKETRESPGKIRPQIKLTTNYTSASETGVRLPEGASAALAKPTKYHYYPHNQHIYLLPECAVQQVCNAVYVRLNFTQPLCACPGRYRDPCSASLDSDDHHTTELVTDPRTKALTLVKTCEPVAEMRECRAPRDWSLLALQNTRTGKSHYLVICRCPDSNILEGPMSHDQPTYASVPGIRVYGMMCVQGNRRGRPLRHIRSLMGFNDLEENTERFLFGRDDKLEFPWDKVHQLMKMAVWE, from the exons atgaagacgatacgaacgataatatggTTAGTATTACCAATCACAAGCTGTCTAGCTTTGCCACCGTCACAACAAGAATACGCTCGTGGTTCGGTTAGAGCAAAACAAACGACACCAACGTTGCCCAATAGAATTACATCTGTTGTCACTTCGACGATCGTACCATCGATAACAAGTTCAAGTTCGTCTATAGCGTCAAATTCAATGTCTTCGGTTACCACGCCTGTTCCAACATCTACTTCGTCGGCAACAACCATAACAGCGTCATCTTCGTCAATCAATCCGATCGTATCAATTGCTTCCACCGAACAGATTATGTCAAGAACGGCAGCTACTTCCGGTAGCGGAAGTACCGTGTTCTTGTCTTCAACAAGAAAGGTCAGCACGAAACTGGATGAACCAACTAGCACGATGCCCTCTACTTCGGGTAAGGAGACTCGTGAATCACCTGGGAAGATTCGACCGCAAATCAAGCTAACAACAAATTATACTAGCGCGAGCGAG ACAGGAGTACGATTGCCGGAAGGAGCAAGCGCGGCATTGGCGAAGCCCACcaagtatcattattatcctcacAATCAACACATTTATTTGCTTCCGGAATGTGCGGTCCAACAAGTTTGTAATGCCGTCTACGTGCGATTGAACTTCACTCAACCGCTTTGCGCCTGTCCAGGACGTTACCGCGACCCTTGCAGCGCTTCCCTTGACAGCGACGATCATCACACGACTGAGCTAGTAACTGATCCACGTACCAAG GCTCTAACACTCGTGAAAACATGCGAGCCAGTTGCTGAAATGCGAGAATGCAGAGCTCCAAGGGATTGGTCTCTTTTAGCCCTTCAAAATACACGAACCGGAAAGTCTCACTACTTGGTGATATGCCGATGTCCGGATTCGAATATACTTG AGGGTCCCATGAGTCACGATCAACCGACCTATGCAAGTGTACCAGGAATTCGTGTTTATGGAATGATGTGTGTGCAAGGAAATAGAAGAGGCCGACCATTACGACATATACGTAGTCTTATGG GTTTTAACGACTTGGAGGAAAATAccgaaagatttttattcggCAGAGATGATAAGCTAGAGTTTCCTTGGGATAAAGTTCATCAATTGATGAAGATGGCCGTTTGGGAGTGA
- the LOC124423560 gene encoding uncharacterized protein LOC124423560 has translation MSRRNTDRKEKQEEANMMKYIIVACLCIMFVLGQAESQDQQETTTDKRVERSVDMTQIPQGSSILGQFADIPEQFANIPAQLVNIPNEFNKGMKNIMDGITDGLSNPKDLMNKSRRRRSSEQQ, from the exons atgaGTAGAAGAAATAcggacagaaaagaaaaacaagaagaagcgAACATGATGAAATACATTATTGTCGCTTGCCTGTGCATAATGTTTGTA CTTGGTCAGGCAGAATCGCAAGATCAACAAGAAACTACAACCGATAAGAGA gtTGAGCGTAGCGTAGATATGACTCAAATACCGCAAGGATCTAGTATCCTAGGACAATTTGCTGATATCCCAGAACAATTTGCTAATATCCCAGCACAACTCGTTAATATTCCCAATGAATTTAACAAAGGGATGAAAAATATCATGGATGGTATAACTGATGGATTGTCAAATCCAAAAGATCTAATGAATAAGTCAAGACGTCGTCGTAGTTCAGAGCAACAATAG
- the LOC124424048 gene encoding very-long-chain 3-oxoacyl-CoA reductase-like, giving the protein MLTCWEKISLVVLTAVGLRILIRGGLLAWKKLLAPNLGLGVDLTIQGRWAVITGATDGLGKAFAKALASKGLDIVLVSRSLAKLKDVATEIKEKYGVETRVVEADLTEGQAIYSKIAKATEELEVGILINSAGMSYEYPEFLTNMPEETLNKILQLNVAGLTGTTRVILPGMMKRRKGVVINISSVTGDIPSPYLTVYAASKAYVIKFSADLAAEVAHNGVTVQCIIPGPVATKMTRIKKPTWMAPTADKFVEATLKTVGIESLTTGYPPHYLVYGFMKTLTCVCEKGAMWLVTRTMLNLRGRSLRKKTREQNQMKEIPQHDNLLTE; this is encoded by the exons ATGTTAACGTGTTGGGAAAAAATCTCATTGGTTGTTCTGACTGCTGTGGGCCTGAGGATTTTAATAAGAGGAGGACTTTTGGCATGGAAAAAATTATTGGCACCTAATCTAGGCTTAGGCGTAGATTTAACGATTCAAGGTAGATGGGCAGTAATCACAGGTGCAACTGATGGACTTGGGAAAGCATTTGCCAAGGCTCTTGCTAGTAAAGGTCTTGACATTGTCCTAGTATCAAGATCACTGGCAAAGCTTAAAGATGTTGCAaccgaaataaaagaaaaatatggagTTGAAACGCGTGTTGTTGAGGCTGATTTAACCGAAGGTCAAGCAATCTATTCAAAGATTGCTAAAGCTACGGAAGAACttgag GTtggaattttaattaacagCGCTGGAATGAGTTACGAATATCCAGAATTTCTCACCAATATGCCAGAAGAAAcgctaaataaaatattgcaatTAAACGTGGCTGGTCTTACTGGTACCACTAGAGTAATTCTACCAGGCATGATGAAACGACGAAAGGGTGTCGTAATTAATATAAGTTCGGTAACGGGTGATATTCCAAGTCCATATTTGACAGTTTACGCAGCCAGTAAAGCTTACGTCATTAAATTCAGCGCCGATTTAGCTGCGGAAGTAGCTCATAATGGTGTCACCGTACAATGTATTATTCCTGGACCCGTTGCTACTAAAATGACCAGAATCAA gaaacCAACGTGGATGGCACCGACTGCTGATAAATTTGTCGAGGCTACTTTGAAAACTGTGGGAATCGAATCTTTAACAACTGGATATCCTCCGCACTATTTAGTGTACGGATTTATGAAAACTTTGACATGCGTGTGTGAGAAGGGTGCAATGTGGTTAGTGACCAGGACGATGCTCAATCTAAGAGGACGTTCTCTTCGGAAAAAGACAAGGGAACAGAACCAAATGAAAGAGATTCCGCAACATGATAATCTCCTCACAGAATAA